The following DNA comes from bacterium.
GATCCGAAACGCACTTTCTTGCAGCTGGTGGATGCGTCGCTGCTGCCCGGGGAGCTGGTCACTGCCATTCAGCGTTTCAACATTCGCGGCTCTTCGGCCAAGGTGAATCTTGCGCTGGCGGCGGCGCCGGAGCTGGCCTGCCTGCCGGGCAACGGCCCGCATTTGCGCGGCGCCATCTCCCTCAGTCCCAGCATTGACTATCTCGAGCGTGCCTACGACGACGCCAAGTACGGCCGTTTTTCGCGCCGGCCGTACATTGACGTCATCATTCCCTCGCTGATCGATCCCGAGATGGCGCCGCCAGGCAAGCACGTGATGTCGTGCTTCGTGCAATATGCGCCCTATCACCTGCGCGAGGGCACGTGGGAGCAGCAACGCGAGGCGCTCGGCGATACGGTGGTCGAGACGCTGGCGGAGTACATGCCCAATCTCAAAGACATCATTTTGCACCGCCAGGTGATGACGCCCTGGGACATCGAACAAACCACCGGGCTGTCACAGGGCAACATTTTTCAAGGCGAATTGAGTTTGTCGCAGTTGTTCTTCCTGCGGCCGGCAGCGGGCTGGGCCAAATACCGCACGCCGATCCGGAATTATTTTCAATGCGGTTCCGGCACGCATCCGGGCGGCGGCATCACCGGCGCGCCGGGCAAGCTGGCGGCGGGCGAAATCTTGCGGCTTGCTTTTCCATAGGCTATTCATTACCATCTCCGCCGGCACGAAATCTGTTACTGCAAATGAAACCACTCGACGACATCAGCAGCCGCCTGCAAACCGTTCTCGCGGGGCGGGTCAAATTTGCCCTGCTTTACGGCTCGATTCTGACGCCATACTTCAATGCCGACAGTGACCTCGATCTCGGCGTGTTTGTCGGCCGCCCCGTGAGCAGCGGGGACAAGCTTGGGCTGCAACACTTGCTGGAAGAGGCCTTGGCACAGCAGTATGAATTCGACCTGGTGGTGCTCGACACCGCCGATCCGATCATCGCGATGCAAATACTGGCCAATGGCCGGCTGATCGTGGAAGAGGACCGGCTGGCATTCATTCGCTACAAGGCGCGCATGATCTCGCAATACCTCGACTTCAAGATGGATCGCAAGCGGCTGGAAGACCGGATTCTGGAGGGATCAATCTATGCTTGAGAGGGACGTTCTCTTGTCGAAGATAGCAATCATCAAGAACTGTCTGCAGCGAATTAAGGAAGTCACACATCTTGATCCGGCAACCCTGGACGATTTCAATGTCCAGGATATCTATGTTCTCAATTTGGAACGTGCCGTGCAAGCGGCAATCGACATGGCCAACACGGTGATTGCCGCCCACAACTATCGCCTTCCCAATTCCTACAAAATGGCATTCTTTATTCTTTTCGAGAACGGTTGGATTGACCAGACATCACTGCAACGCATGCAAAGCATGGTGGGCTTTCGCAATATTGCGATCCACGATTATCAGGAGATTGCCGTCGCGATTCTCAAATCGATACTGACCGAACATCTTGATGACTTCGAAATCTTCTACCGGCAGGTGATGCAGCGCTACCATGAAGATGCTGATTCATGAAACCGGGTGTGCTGTTCGCCCCACACAGCAGGTCTTACAACTCCCCTCGAATCCCACCCTTGTGAGAATCCATGAACACTCCCTATGACATCATCATCATCGGTGCCGGCCATAACGGCCTGGTAACCGCGGCCTATCTGGCGCGGGCGGGAAAGCGGGTGCTGGTGCTGGAACGCCGCGCCACGCTCGGCGGCGCAGCCGCGACCGAGGAGGTTTTCTCCGGTTTCAAATTCGACACCGGCGCGAGTGAAGCCGGTCTGCTGCGGCCGGAAATCGTCGCCGATCTCGATTTGCCGCGGCATGGCCTGGAATTCCTCACCAGCCCGGCGGCGGTGTTTGCGCCGCAACCCAACGGCGATTCCCTCACCCTTTGGCGCGACGAGCAAAGCACGCTGGCCGAAATCGCGCGCCACTCCGCCAAGGATGCCGAACGCTTCCCCGCCTTTCTGCGCCTGGTAAAGCGCCTGACGGAGGTGTTGCAGCGGATCATGCTGCTGACCCCGCCGAATGTGGCCGAGCTAAAGTTCGAAGAGCTGCTGCCCTGGCTCAACTCCGGCCGCAAGCTCAGGCAACTGGGCAAGCACGACATGATGGAGTTCCTGCGCGTGTTGCCCATGCCGGTGACGGAGTTTCTTGATGAATGGTTCGAGAGTGAAGCGCTCAAGGCGGTGTTGGGCGCGGCGGGCGTCACCGGCAGCATGCAGGGGCCGCAAGCTTCCGGGACGGCGTTCATGATGGTGTATCACCATCTCGGTGCAGCCAATGGCGGGTTCAAAGCCAGCGTCCGGGTGAAGGGCGGCATGGGCGCGCTGGCCGCTGCGCTCGCCGGCGCGGCAAAGAAATACGGCACTGAAATCCGCAGGGCGGCGGAGGTGGTGCGCATCAAGGTCGAAGATGGCCGGGCCACCGGTGTGGTGCTGGCGGGTGGAGAGGAGATTGCCGCGCGGGCGGTGGTGTCGAATGCGGATCCGCGCCGCACGTTTCTTGATCTCGTGGGCGCACCGCGGCTCGGCCCGACGTTCGTCCGGCGCGTGCGCAATATTCGCCTGCGCGGCACCACCGCAAAGATGAATCTCGCGTTGCGCGGTTTGCCGCGTTTCAACGGCATGCCCAAGAACGAAGATTGCCTGAGCGGACACGTCTTGATTTGCCCGAGCCTGGAGTATCTCGAACGCGCGTTTGATGACGCCAAGTACGGCCGGTTCTCCCAGAAACCATGCCTCGACCTCGTCATTCCCACGCTGCTCGATCCCGGGCTCGCGCCCGCCGGCCGGCATATCCTGGCGGTTACGATGCAATATGCGCCCTACCGCTTGCGCGAATCGCATTGGGAGAAGGAGCGCGACAAGCTGGGTGATCACCTCGTCGCCACGCTCGCGGAATATGCGCCGTCACTCCCGGATTTGATCTTGCATCGCCAGGTGTTGACGCCGCTCGATTATGAAAGGGAATATGGCCTCACCGAAGGCGGCGAGTTTCACGGACAAATGGGGCTGGATCAACTGCTGTTCATGCGGCCGGTTGCCGGATATGGCCGGTACCGCACGCCGGTTGGGAATCTCTATCTCTGCGGCGCGGGCACGCATCCCGGCGGCGGAGTGACCGGCGCCCCGGGATACAATGCTGCGCGTGAGATCTTGAAAGACTGCAAGAAAATCGGCTGACCGGCCTGCGCGAGATTTCAGGCAACCTGAAGACCGAAACCCGCGGGCAGCGAAAGGCACGTTCAGTGCCCTGTTGACTCGTGTCTGTCCAGAAATGAAGAAACCGCGCGGGGGCACGGCCATGACATCAAATGCCGTGGTGCGGGAATGGTTCAAAGCGAATGGCCCGGCTGCGGCTTCAGTTCTTCTCCATACCGGCGCGCATCGAATCCGCCTCACGCAAAGCGCGCTTGGCTTCCTCCAATGCCTGCTTGAGTTCGGCCTGAAAATCGGCACTGTCCGCAGCAGATTTGGGTGACAAGTTCTCCAAGCTGTGCAGAGAGGAGAGGGCCTTCATGGCCTCAGGCTCGCCCAGCCGCTGCAGCTCGCGCAGCCGTTGAAGCTCGTGCTTCAGGCGCTCCTGGTCAAGACTAAGCTGGGTGCTGAAGTTTTGCTGCCACACCAAACGCTTCTCTTTTTCCAGGCGTTCCAGTTCTTTGGCGATGGCCAATTGTTTGCGCTTCAGCAGTGCTTGCTTGAGCGAATCATTGACGACGACGGTGATCTTCATATCCGGCGCCAGGCTGAAGTGCATGAGGCGCTGCACCGCCGCCGGATGGGGCGTGAGGCCGGCCAGCTCGCCCTTGAGTCGATAATTGAATTCATACATCATCTTGATCCGCTCTTGCATCGCCTCCCATTTCTCCGGCGTGCTTTGTGCCGGCAGCGCGGCCACCAGCGGCGGCATGGGCGGCACGGCAGAATCCCCTTCCACGCTGACCGCGCCCGGAAGTGCCGGCGGTGCGGGCGTAACCACGACTGCCGTACCCTTGCCGAATTCCAGCGGCATCTCGGTCAGGAACAACAGCGTCTCTGCCTGCGCTGCAGTCAGGCCCTGGCTGGCGTTGCTCAGATTGAGAATGCTGGCGGCGATTTGCTCCACCTGCTCAGGCGGGACTTTGCGCTCGGCCACATCGGCGAGAAACTGGCCGTATTTTTTCTTTAGCTGATCTTTGTCTTTACCTTCCGGCACCATGGCAAACAGACTGTTGCCGAGCAGCCCCAGGTAATTTTCCACACCGGTTTGGCGAACCTTGCTGAAAAACCAGCTCAAGCTGGCCGCCACGGCCAGCAGCAACACAACAAAACCGGCGTCACGGGCAATTCTAGACATATCCAACTCCAGAGCGACAACTTGAAATTTGGAAAGGAAACATGGTTTTCATCATTGCTCCCCCGCCGGGCAACCACCGAATCGCGGCTGGTGGCAGCGCCCTCCAGTGGCCTCTTGCGGCACAACAGGAGGACTTCTGCGCCAAGACAAAAGTTTTGCTGATTCACCCGAGTGGCAATCGCCGACCTCGCCGATCTCCCCCAGCCAGCGGCCGGTCGGGAAATCGCGCCGGCACAATCCGACAGCAAAGATTGGCACATTTTCCAGAAAAGCAAGAGATTTCTCGAAACGGCCGCTGTCGTCACGGCGCGCAGGAATGCAGTTACGCGCGGAATTGCCGCACGGTTGACCGACAGGTTGAAAATTCATGAAAGCGCGTTGTCACCTTTGAGAACAAGCGCCGTATGAAACGTCATCGTTTTCGCAGGCGCGCCGCAAGCAGGTGTCGCGCGGCGTGGCGCGAACGCAATTCAGATCGGTTTTGGAATCAGTCATGAGGAGTCAAAATGCGCAGCAAAACTCTCACCCATCTCCGCAACACCAGCCTGGCACTGATGTTGATGTTTCTGGCGCTGCCGTTTTCGTTTTCATTCGACCAAGACGGTCTCACCTGGAGGATGTGGCACGGCCAGCCGCAGTTGGTGAAAGTCTTCCTCCTGGCGGCAATCATCACCGGTCTCAGTGCGTGGTTCTTTTCGTACCGCGTGAAACTGGCAAGAGTGACAGAGCGATAACCCTCGGTTGATTCATGCACCGGCTTCTGCAAAAACTCACCGGCAGCGATCGGCGCTCGATCGGCAAATCCGCAGAGGTTGTGGCCGCGGTTCTGGCCCAT
Coding sequences within:
- a CDS encoding DUF86 domain-containing protein; protein product: MLERDVLLSKIAIIKNCLQRIKEVTHLDPATLDDFNVQDIYVLNLERAVQAAIDMANTVIAAHNYRLPNSYKMAFFILFENGWIDQTSLQRMQSMVGFRNIAIHDYQEIAVAILKSILTEHLDDFEIFYRQVMQRYHEDADS
- a CDS encoding nucleotidyltransferase domain-containing protein — translated: MKPLDDISSRLQTVLAGRVKFALLYGSILTPYFNADSDLDLGVFVGRPVSSGDKLGLQHLLEEALAQQYEFDLVVLDTADPIIAMQILANGRLIVEEDRLAFIRYKARMISQYLDFKMDRKRLEDRILEGSIYA
- a CDS encoding NAD(P)/FAD-dependent oxidoreductase, whose protein sequence is MNTPYDIIIIGAGHNGLVTAAYLARAGKRVLVLERRATLGGAAATEEVFSGFKFDTGASEAGLLRPEIVADLDLPRHGLEFLTSPAAVFAPQPNGDSLTLWRDEQSTLAEIARHSAKDAERFPAFLRLVKRLTEVLQRIMLLTPPNVAELKFEELLPWLNSGRKLRQLGKHDMMEFLRVLPMPVTEFLDEWFESEALKAVLGAAGVTGSMQGPQASGTAFMMVYHHLGAANGGFKASVRVKGGMGALAAALAGAAKKYGTEIRRAAEVVRIKVEDGRATGVVLAGGEEIAARAVVSNADPRRTFLDLVGAPRLGPTFVRRVRNIRLRGTTAKMNLALRGLPRFNGMPKNEDCLSGHVLICPSLEYLERAFDDAKYGRFSQKPCLDLVIPTLLDPGLAPAGRHILAVTMQYAPYRLRESHWEKERDKLGDHLVATLAEYAPSLPDLILHRQVLTPLDYEREYGLTEGGEFHGQMGLDQLLFMRPVAGYGRYRTPVGNLYLCGAGTHPGGGVTGAPGYNAAREILKDCKKIG